One Methylobacterium oryzae DNA window includes the following coding sequences:
- a CDS encoding DUF1214 domain-containing protein encodes MKLTIPEALGRTSVFAGAPRNGAARFVLRLWRKSSIAGLAAYTLALGAVLGLASADWATSGGYPFGGVQVGAWTAWPRAGAANADPYTRAVNARRGEIPLAVGEGLLLTAAVDDSGQALDATCTYRIGGATPPARAWTVTVAGRGAREPGRAPLREGFTSTEVLRTADGRFTITLAPDVQPGNWLPSPRASGPVRLALRLYDTPVAASVGSLDRSAVPAITRVGCAP; translated from the coding sequence ATGAAGCTCACGATCCCCGAGGCGCTCGGTCGGACCTCCGTGTTCGCCGGCGCCCCACGCAACGGCGCTGCGCGCTTCGTCCTGCGCCTCTGGCGCAAGAGCTCGATCGCCGGCCTCGCCGCCTACACCCTGGCGCTGGGCGCCGTCCTGGGACTCGCCAGCGCCGACTGGGCCACGAGCGGCGGCTACCCGTTCGGCGGCGTGCAGGTCGGAGCCTGGACCGCGTGGCCGCGGGCCGGCGCGGCGAATGCCGATCCCTACACCCGCGCCGTCAACGCGCGCCGCGGCGAGATCCCCCTGGCGGTCGGTGAGGGCCTGCTTCTGACCGCGGCGGTCGATGATTCCGGTCAGGCGCTCGACGCGACCTGCACGTACCGGATCGGCGGCGCGACGCCGCCCGCCCGCGCCTGGACCGTCACGGTCGCCGGGCGCGGCGCGCGCGAACCCGGCCGCGCGCCGCTGCGCGAGGGCTTCACCTCCACGGAAGTGCTGCGCACGGCCGACGGGCGCTTCACGATCACGCTCGCGCCGGATGTCCAGCCGGGCAACTGGCTCCCGAGCCCGCGGGCGAGCGGGCCGGTCCGCCTCGCCCTGCGCCTGTACGATACGCCGGTCGCCGCCAGCGTCGGGTCCCTCGACCGAAGTGCCGTGCCGGCCATCACCCGCGTGGGGTGCGCCCCGTGA
- a CDS encoding PLP-dependent cysteine synthase family protein: MTAAAATMPSSAAGITRSALDLIGNTPRVALDRVHPGPGRILAKAEFMQPGGSVKDRAARAILLSARADGRLAAGAPVVEMTSGNMGAGLAVACAALGHPLVVTMSAGNSLQRVRMLEALGAEVVRVPQVDGVPGQVTGADVRAAADAAERVATERGGFYIDQFHAPEGVRAHRDTTGPEIWAQSSGRVDAWVAAVGTGATFLGVAAALRARNPSLICAAVEPAGCQPLGGLPVTKHRHLIQGTGYGSVPPHWTAGLMDLSIPVTDAATEEWRRALATREGLHVGYSAAANVAATVALLSSGRLPSDATAVTVLCDTGLKY; this comes from the coding sequence ATGACTGCAGCCGCCGCGACGATGCCGTCCTCGGCCGCCGGGATCACGCGATCCGCCCTCGATCTGATCGGTAACACGCCGCGCGTCGCCCTCGACCGCGTCCATCCCGGTCCGGGCCGCATCCTCGCGAAGGCCGAGTTCATGCAGCCCGGCGGCAGCGTCAAGGACCGCGCCGCCCGCGCCATCCTGCTGTCCGCGCGCGCGGACGGCCGCCTCGCCGCGGGGGCGCCCGTGGTGGAGATGACCAGCGGCAACATGGGGGCCGGCCTCGCGGTGGCCTGCGCGGCCCTGGGGCACCCGCTCGTGGTCACGATGTCGGCCGGGAACAGTCTCCAGCGCGTGCGGATGCTCGAGGCGCTCGGTGCCGAGGTCGTGCGGGTGCCGCAGGTGGACGGCGTCCCGGGGCAGGTCACCGGCGCCGACGTGCGGGCGGCCGCGGATGCGGCGGAGCGCGTCGCGACCGAGCGGGGCGGCTTCTACATCGACCAGTTCCATGCGCCGGAGGGCGTGCGCGCGCATCGCGACACGACCGGACCGGAGATCTGGGCGCAATCGTCCGGCCGGGTCGATGCCTGGGTGGCGGCCGTGGGCACGGGCGCGACCTTCCTCGGCGTGGCCGCGGCCCTGCGCGCGCGCAACCCGTCCCTGATCTGCGCCGCGGTCGAGCCGGCGGGCTGTCAGCCCCTCGGCGGATTGCCGGTCACGAAGCACCGGCACCTGATCCAGGGCACCGGCTATGGCAGCGTCCCGCCGCACTGGACGGCCGGCCTGATGGACCTGTCCATCCCGGTGACCGACGCGGCGACCGAGGAGTGGCGGCGGGCCCTGGCGACGCGGGAGGGCCTGCACGTCGGCTACTCGGCGGCGGCCAACGTCGCGGCGACGGTCGCGCTGCTGTCGTCCGGGCGCCTCCCCAGCGACGCGACCGCCGTGACCGTCCTCTGCGACACCGGACTGAAGTACTAG
- the gshB gene encoding glutathione synthase: MSLTVAVQMDPIQNIRIAGDTTFALLLEAQRRGHALVYYTPDRLSMQGRRVTARVERLRVQDVEGAHFTLAPPERIDLAEADVVLMRQDPPFDMAYITATHMLERIHPETLVVNDPFEVRNAPEKLFVLDFPELMPPTLISRDKAEIEAFRLEHGTVAMKPLHGHGGAAVFKVTEKDPNFGSMFDLFATTFREAWVVQRYLDRVTEGDKRIILVDGVPMGAVNRVPAANDIRSNMVRGGAASASELTDREREICATIGPELARRGLILVGIDVIDGHLTEINVTSPTGIRAIQRLGGPDLSVAVWDAIEARIAARKGV, translated from the coding sequence ATGAGCCTGACCGTCGCGGTCCAGATGGACCCGATCCAGAATATCCGGATCGCGGGTGACACCACCTTCGCCCTGCTGCTGGAGGCCCAGCGGCGGGGGCACGCGCTCGTCTACTACACGCCCGACCGGCTCTCGATGCAGGGCCGGCGCGTGACGGCCCGCGTCGAGCGGCTGAGAGTGCAGGACGTCGAGGGCGCGCACTTCACCCTGGCGCCGCCGGAGCGGATCGACCTCGCCGAGGCGGACGTGGTGCTGATGCGCCAGGACCCGCCCTTCGACATGGCCTACATCACGGCCACCCACATGCTCGAGCGGATCCATCCGGAGACCCTTGTGGTCAACGATCCCTTCGAGGTGCGCAACGCGCCCGAGAAGCTGTTCGTCCTCGACTTCCCCGAGCTGATGCCGCCGACGCTGATCAGCCGCGACAAGGCGGAGATCGAGGCCTTCCGGCTGGAGCACGGGACCGTGGCGATGAAGCCGCTGCACGGGCACGGCGGCGCGGCCGTGTTCAAGGTCACCGAGAAGGACCCGAATTTCGGCTCGATGTTCGACCTGTTCGCCACGACCTTCCGGGAGGCCTGGGTCGTGCAGCGCTACCTCGACCGGGTCACCGAGGGCGACAAGCGCATCATCCTGGTCGACGGCGTCCCGATGGGGGCGGTCAACCGCGTCCCGGCCGCGAACGACATCCGCTCCAACATGGTCCGCGGTGGCGCCGCCTCCGCCTCCGAGCTCACCGACCGCGAGCGCGAGATCTGCGCCACGATCGGCCCGGAACTGGCGCGGCGGGGCCTGATCCTGGTGGGCATCGACGTGATCGACGGGCACCTCACCGAGATCAACGTCACCTCCCCCACCGGCATCCGGGCGATCCAGCGACTCGGGGGCCCCGACCTGTCGGTCGCGGTCTGGGACGCGATCGAGGCCCGGATCGCGGCGCGCAAGGGCGTCTGA
- a CDS encoding cation:proton antiporter — MLIFEWVVGVLFGAVLLAGVARRLGAPYPAFLALGGVGLAFVPGVPNLRLDPELALALFLAPVLLDAGFDASVRDLKENWRAVLGLAVGAVAVTTVAVAVVARLVVPDMPLSACIVLGAVVAPPDAVAALAVLKHAPMPHRLATILRGESLLNDAASLLIYRLGVTAAMAGTFHPAEVAPAFLLGVVASLVVGPCLGLLFVAVTRRVTDPASAIVLQFVAAFGIWLAAERLELSGVLTIVTFAVTVARRAPGVTAPRARVISYAVWDTAVFVLNVLAFVLIGIQIDPIRDRLSGADAWQALILAGATFATVVLTRLAWVMPTTGIRGFGLRQAGAPARLGPGIALSWAGMRGIVTVAAALALPAEFPHRDLVVVTAFVTVLGTLIIQGLTLRPLLARLRLEDDDPVGRETGRARAAAYEAALESLADAENEPATDALRAEFRAALAEAEAHDEGLAPESLPADAARRRAVEAARDAVLALRRQGRIGDDAYYLLEEEFDWAELSATPRAET, encoded by the coding sequence ATGTTGATTTTCGAGTGGGTCGTCGGCGTCCTGTTCGGCGCCGTCCTCCTGGCCGGCGTCGCGCGCCGGCTCGGTGCGCCGTATCCCGCCTTCCTGGCGCTGGGCGGCGTCGGCCTCGCCTTCGTGCCCGGCGTCCCGAACCTGCGGCTCGATCCCGAACTGGCGCTCGCCCTGTTCCTGGCCCCGGTCCTGCTCGATGCCGGGTTCGATGCCTCGGTGCGGGACCTGAAGGAGAACTGGCGCGCGGTGCTCGGGCTCGCGGTCGGGGCCGTGGCGGTGACGACCGTCGCGGTCGCGGTCGTGGCGCGGCTCGTCGTGCCGGACATGCCGCTCTCCGCCTGCATCGTGCTCGGCGCCGTGGTCGCGCCGCCCGACGCCGTGGCGGCGCTGGCGGTGCTCAAGCACGCGCCGATGCCGCACCGGCTCGCCACGATCCTGCGCGGCGAGAGCCTGCTCAACGACGCGGCCTCGCTGCTGATCTACAGGCTCGGCGTGACGGCCGCGATGGCCGGCACCTTCCACCCGGCGGAGGTGGCGCCGGCCTTCCTCCTGGGTGTGGTCGCGAGCCTCGTCGTCGGCCCCTGCCTCGGCCTGCTGTTCGTGGCCGTGACCCGGCGCGTGACCGATCCGGCGAGCGCGATCGTGCTCCAGTTCGTCGCCGCCTTCGGGATCTGGCTCGCCGCGGAGCGGCTGGAGCTGTCGGGGGTCCTGACCATCGTGACCTTCGCGGTGACGGTCGCCCGCCGGGCACCCGGCGTCACCGCGCCCCGCGCCCGGGTGATCTCCTACGCGGTCTGGGACACGGCGGTGTTCGTGCTCAACGTCCTGGCCTTCGTGCTGATCGGCATCCAGATCGACCCGATCCGGGATCGGTTGAGCGGCGCGGACGCGTGGCAGGCGCTGATCCTCGCGGGCGCGACCTTCGCCACCGTGGTCCTGACCCGCCTCGCCTGGGTGATGCCGACCACAGGGATCCGCGGGTTCGGCCTCCGGCAGGCCGGCGCCCCGGCGCGGCTGGGCCCGGGGATCGCCCTGTCGTGGGCTGGCATGCGCGGGATCGTCACCGTGGCGGCCGCCCTGGCGCTGCCTGCCGAGTTCCCGCACCGGGATCTCGTGGTGGTGACCGCCTTCGTCACGGTGCTCGGCACCCTGATTATCCAGGGCCTGACCCTGCGGCCGCTGCTCGCCCGTCTGCGGCTGGAGGACGATGATCCGGTGGGCCGGGAGACCGGTCGGGCCCGCGCGGCGGCCTACGAGGCCGCCCTTGAGAGCCTCGCCGACGCCGAGAACGAGCCGGCGACCGACGCCCTGCGCGCCGAGTTCCGCGCGGCCCTCGCGGAGGCCGAGGCGCACGACGAGGGCTTGGCGCCGGAGAGCCTGCCGGCGGATGCCGCGCGGCGGCGCGCCGTCGAGGCCGCCCGCGACGCGGTGCTCGCCCTGCGCCGCCAGGGGCGGATCGGCGACGACGCCTACTACCTGCTGGAGGAGGAATTCGATTGGGCCGAGCTCAGCGCGACCCCGCGCGCGGAGACCTGA
- a CDS encoding carbohydrate porin, which yields MVRKLIALFALALSAVPAAAQQHVPSVFEGAGADPRVSVSQPETTSQASGGYVRSVEPSLGPLGDPLGIRPVLKERGIEYSLTYILDVLGNPVGGLRQGAIVEDRLNLRLNLDLDKLAGWQGATVHANTYFIHGTGLSRYYVGNLLTTSVIEALPSTRLYVLWLDQSLMDGKLGIRIGQQAADTEFFVSQTATLFVNSTFGWPAITGLDLPSGGPAYPLAAPAIRAKYVPGNGFSLQVGLYDGDPAGANRPGRDPEAQRLDRTGTNFRLRDPALVIAEATYAYNIAPGARGLPGDITLGGWQHFGRFDSLRFDITGVPLADPNATGIGRPVRGNAGLYAIYDQTLYRESGKDDEGLGFFVRAAWSPTRSSLIDAYVDTGLAYKGLFEGRDDDTIGLSFAYARIGDDAQRADRDTILYTGMPMPRRRAEAVIEATYQAVVVPGFTVQPDAQYVIRPGAGVAGPDGRRLRNAAVLGLRATVQY from the coding sequence ATGGTCCGGAAGCTCATAGCCCTGTTTGCCCTGGCCCTGTCGGCCGTGCCCGCCGCGGCCCAGCAGCACGTGCCCTCGGTCTTCGAGGGCGCGGGCGCCGATCCGCGCGTCTCGGTCTCCCAGCCGGAGACCACCAGCCAAGCCTCCGGCGGCTACGTCCGCTCGGTCGAACCCTCGCTCGGCCCGCTCGGCGATCCGCTGGGGATCCGCCCGGTCCTGAAGGAGCGGGGCATCGAGTACAGCCTGACCTACATCCTCGACGTGCTCGGCAACCCGGTCGGCGGCCTGCGGCAGGGCGCGATCGTCGAGGACCGCCTCAACCTGCGCCTCAACCTTGACCTCGACAAGCTCGCGGGCTGGCAGGGCGCGACGGTCCACGCCAACACCTACTTCATCCACGGCACCGGCCTGTCGCGCTACTATGTCGGCAACCTGCTCACGACGAGTGTCATCGAGGCGCTGCCGTCGACGCGGCTCTACGTTCTCTGGCTCGACCAGAGCCTGATGGACGGAAAGCTCGGGATCCGGATCGGCCAGCAGGCCGCCGATACCGAGTTCTTCGTCAGCCAGACCGCGACCCTGTTCGTGAACTCGACCTTCGGCTGGCCGGCCATCACCGGGCTCGACCTGCCGAGCGGCGGCCCGGCCTACCCGCTCGCGGCGCCGGCGATCCGGGCCAAGTACGTGCCGGGCAACGGCTTCTCCCTGCAGGTCGGCCTCTACGACGGCGATCCGGCCGGCGCGAACCGCCCCGGTCGGGATCCGGAGGCGCAGCGCCTCGACCGGACGGGCACGAATTTCCGCCTGCGCGATCCGGCCCTGGTCATCGCCGAGGCCACCTACGCGTACAACATCGCGCCCGGCGCCCGGGGATTGCCCGGGGACATCACCCTCGGCGGCTGGCAGCATTTCGGCCGGTTCGACAGCCTGCGCTTCGACATCACCGGCGTGCCGCTGGCCGACCCGAACGCCACCGGGATCGGACGGCCGGTGCGCGGCAATGCCGGCCTCTACGCGATCTACGACCAGACCCTCTACCGGGAATCCGGCAAGGACGACGAGGGCCTGGGCTTCTTCGTGCGCGCGGCGTGGTCGCCCACGCGTTCAAGCCTGATCGACGCCTACGTGGATACCGGCCTCGCCTACAAGGGCCTGTTCGAGGGGCGCGACGACGACACGATCGGACTCAGCTTCGCCTACGCCCGCATCGGCGACGACGCCCAGCGGGCCGACCGGGACACGATCCTCTACACCGGGATGCCGATGCCGCGCCGCCGCGCCGAGGCGGTGATCGAGGCGACCTATCAGGCGGTGGTCGTGCCGGGCTTCACGGTGCAGCCCGACGCGCAGTACGTCATCCGGCCCGGTGCCGGCGTCGCAGGTCCGGACGGGCGCCGGCTGCGCAACGCGGCGGTGCTCGGCCTGCGCGCGACCGTGCAGTACTGA
- a CDS encoding gamma-glutamyltransferase family protein, producing the protein MPETPVFTSAAVAAPHSLAAQAGQTVLAQGGNAIEAMVAMAASIAVVYPHMNGIGGDGFWLVRERGGRVRGIEACGPAGRLATIPRYREKGYDAIPARGPDAMVTVAGAVGGWRLALELARALGGRLPLETLLADAIAQARAGVPVSPSEARYVPQELDTLHNAPNFARTFLKDGKPFPAGETRSLPLLAATLEQLAHAGLGDFYRGDIGREIAADLERLGAPVTRADLESFAAVERAPLSIRRRDATLYNFPPPTQGLAALLILGIFDRLNIAEPETTAHYHGLIEATKRAFAIRDRVVTDFARLRHDPATFLTPDRLAREAALVDMGRAAGVPLPDPGHGDTVWMGAIDKDGRAVSYIQSVYWEYGSGTVLPATGICWQNRGMSFSLDPKAVNPLEPGRRPFHTLIPALAAFDDGRVMSYGSMGGDGQPQFQAQIFTRYADYGMSVADAVDAPRLLYGRTWGAPSLSVKVEDRFDPACIAALGRLGHEIEELGGSYIDSLGHAGMLVRHPRNGRIEATHDPRSDGGALGL; encoded by the coding sequence ATGCCCGAGACCCCCGTCTTCACGTCCGCCGCCGTCGCCGCGCCCCACAGCCTCGCCGCCCAGGCGGGGCAGACCGTCCTGGCGCAGGGCGGCAACGCCATCGAGGCGATGGTGGCGATGGCCGCCTCCATCGCGGTGGTCTACCCGCACATGAACGGCATCGGCGGCGACGGCTTCTGGCTGGTGCGCGAGCGCGGCGGGCGGGTGCGCGGCATCGAGGCCTGCGGTCCGGCCGGGCGCCTCGCCACGATCCCGCGCTACCGCGAGAAGGGCTACGACGCGATCCCCGCCCGCGGCCCCGACGCGATGGTGACGGTCGCCGGCGCGGTGGGCGGCTGGCGCCTCGCCCTGGAGCTGGCGCGGGCGCTGGGCGGCCGCCTCCCGCTGGAGACCCTGCTGGCCGACGCGATCGCGCAGGCGCGGGCCGGCGTGCCCGTCTCCCCGTCGGAGGCGCGCTACGTGCCCCAGGAACTCGACACGCTCCACAACGCCCCGAACTTCGCGCGGACGTTCCTGAAGGATGGCAAGCCGTTCCCGGCCGGCGAGACCCGGAGCCTCCCGCTGCTCGCCGCCACCCTGGAGCAGCTCGCCCATGCGGGCCTCGGCGACTTCTACCGTGGCGATATCGGCCGGGAGATCGCCGCCGACCTGGAGCGCCTCGGCGCGCCGGTCACCCGGGCGGATCTGGAATCCTTCGCGGCGGTCGAGCGGGCGCCCCTGTCGATCCGCCGCCGCGACGCGACGCTCTACAACTTCCCGCCGCCGACCCAGGGGCTCGCGGCGCTCCTGATCCTCGGGATCTTCGACCGTCTCAACATCGCCGAGCCCGAGACCACGGCCCATTACCACGGGCTGATCGAGGCGACGAAGCGGGCCTTCGCGATCCGCGACCGGGTGGTCACCGATTTCGCCCGCCTGCGGCACGATCCCGCCACCTTCCTGACCCCGGACCGGCTCGCCCGCGAGGCCGCGCTCGTCGACATGGGCCGCGCCGCCGGGGTGCCCCTGCCCGATCCCGGTCACGGCGACACGGTCTGGATGGGCGCCATCGACAAGGACGGCCGCGCCGTCTCCTACATCCAGTCGGTCTACTGGGAGTACGGCTCCGGCACGGTCCTGCCCGCCACCGGCATCTGCTGGCAGAACCGGGGCATGTCGTTCTCCCTCGACCCGAAGGCCGTGAATCCCCTGGAGCCGGGCCGGCGCCCGTTCCACACGCTGATCCCGGCGCTCGCCGCCTTCGACGACGGGCGGGTGATGAGCTACGGCAGCATGGGCGGCGACGGGCAGCCGCAGTTCCAGGCCCAGATCTTCACCCGCTACGCCGATTACGGGATGTCGGTGGCGGACGCGGTCGACGCGCCGCGCCTGCTCTACGGGCGCACCTGGGGCGCGCCCTCCCTCAGCGTGAAGGTGGAGGATCGGTTCGATCCGGCCTGCATCGCGGCCCTCGGCCGACTCGGCCACGAGATCGAGGAACTCGGCGGCTCCTACATCGACTCGCTCGGCCATGCCGGCATGCTGGTCCGCCATCCCCGGAACGGGCGGATCGAGGCGACCCACGACCCGCGCTCGGACGGCGGCGCGCTGGGTCTCTGA
- a CDS encoding class I SAM-dependent methyltransferase, with product MAGGITQAEYWNGEVGTRWARNQAVLDAMFVPLTEALFARAGLAPGETVLDIGCGAGATTLEAARRVGPAGSVTGADISAPLLAVGRERAEAEAPGSASLRFVEADVETADLGRFDHVVSRFGVMFFADSARAFANVRRMLRPGGRMTFLCWRPLAENLWVGVPRDAVLPLLPEVPPPPQPDTPGPFRFADADPLVALLRSTGFDAVTCDALDRDIVLGQGETDAAAVAAATHVALNLGPSSHLVREAAPDLRARAEAAVAEALRRHAAGGAVRLRAACWLVQAG from the coding sequence ATGGCGGGCGGCATCACCCAGGCCGAGTACTGGAACGGCGAGGTCGGGACGCGCTGGGCGCGCAATCAGGCCGTCCTCGACGCGATGTTCGTCCCGCTGACGGAGGCGCTCTTCGCTCGCGCGGGGCTCGCCCCGGGCGAGACGGTACTCGACATCGGCTGCGGCGCGGGCGCCACGACCCTGGAGGCCGCGCGCCGGGTCGGGCCCGCCGGGAGCGTGACGGGCGCCGACATCTCGGCGCCGCTCCTCGCCGTGGGGCGGGAGCGCGCCGAGGCGGAGGCCCCCGGGAGCGCGTCGCTCCGGTTCGTCGAGGCCGATGTCGAGACGGCCGATCTCGGCCGGTTCGACCACGTCGTGTCGCGGTTCGGCGTGATGTTCTTCGCGGATTCCGCCCGCGCCTTCGCCAACGTGCGCCGGATGCTTCGGCCGGGCGGCCGGATGACCTTCCTGTGCTGGCGACCCCTCGCCGAGAACCTGTGGGTCGGCGTGCCGCGTGACGCGGTGCTGCCGCTCCTGCCGGAGGTGCCGCCGCCGCCGCAGCCCGACACGCCGGGTCCGTTCCGCTTCGCCGACGCCGACCCGCTCGTCGCGCTCCTGCGCAGCACCGGGTTCGACGCCGTCACCTGCGATGCCCTCGACCGGGACATCGTCCTCGGGCAGGGCGAGACCGACGCGGCGGCGGTCGCGGCGGCCACCCACGTCGCCCTGAACCTCGGGCCGAGCTCCCATCTCGTCCGCGAGGCCGCGCCGGATCTCCGGGCGCGCGCCGAGGCAGCCGTGGCGGAGGCCCTCCGGCGGCACGCGGCGGGGGGCGCCGTGCGCCTGCGCGCCGCCTGCTGGCTCGTCCAGGCGGGATAG
- a CDS encoding OsmC family protein translates to MDATALRALQAPIKDKYRTAPDAAVITLKARGTLDDTKIACKVETGRAIAEAGLHPATGGSGAELCSGDMLLEALVACAGVTLKAVATALEIPLRAGTVSAEGDLDFRGTLGVDKEAPVGFRNIRLFFELDTDAPEDKLAQLLKLTERYCVVFQTLNHKPELSVAATTA, encoded by the coding sequence ATGGACGCCACCGCGCTGCGAGCCCTCCAGGCTCCGATCAAGGACAAGTACCGCACCGCGCCGGACGCGGCGGTCATCACCTTGAAGGCCAGGGGCACGCTGGACGACACCAAGATCGCCTGCAAGGTCGAGACGGGCCGCGCCATCGCGGAGGCCGGGCTGCATCCGGCCACGGGCGGCTCGGGCGCGGAGCTGTGCTCGGGCGACATGCTGCTGGAGGCGCTGGTCGCCTGCGCGGGCGTGACGCTCAAGGCGGTGGCGACCGCCCTGGAGATCCCGCTGCGCGCCGGCACGGTCAGCGCCGAGGGCGACCTCGATTTCCGCGGCACCCTCGGGGTCGACAAGGAGGCGCCGGTGGGCTTCCGCAACATCCGCCTGTTCTTCGAGCTCGACACCGACGCGCCGGAGGACAAGCTCGCGCAGCTCCTGAAGCTGACCGAGCGCTACTGCGTCGTGTTCCAGACCCTCAACCACAAGCCGGAACTGTCGGTCGCCGCGACGACGGCCTGA